One window of the Haloarcula halobia genome contains the following:
- a CDS encoding Zn-ribbon domain-containing OB-fold protein codes for MTLEAGICPNGHVSYPTHPRCPDCGEPQHDTLDLSARTGEVVTWTKSTATPPGVRQPNTMAIVEFDLTGEDRTDNFVRALGQVTTEHVETGDEVEPVYVEQLRDPAEGIKEPESQAWDGYRWDPV; via the coding sequence ATGACGCTGGAAGCAGGTATCTGTCCGAACGGACACGTCTCGTACCCGACCCACCCCCGCTGTCCGGACTGCGGCGAACCACAGCACGACACGCTGGACCTCTCTGCACGCACCGGGGAGGTCGTCACCTGGACGAAGTCGACGGCGACGCCACCCGGCGTCCGACAGCCAAACACGATGGCCATCGTCGAGTTCGATCTGACCGGGGAGGACCGGACCGACAACTTCGTCCGCGCGCTCGGCCAGGTCACCACCGAACACGTCGAGACCGGCGACGAGGTCGAACCGGTCTACGTCGAACAGCTCCGCGACCCGGCGGAGGGCATCAAAGAGCCCGAGAGCCAGGCCTGGGACGGGTACCGCTGGGACCCGGTCTGA
- a CDS encoding phosphotransacetylase family protein translates to MTDTNTLLVTSTEEGIGKTAITLALAKQAKESGLSVGYMKPKGTRLQSAVGKTRDEDPMLARELLDLDAEMHEMEPIVYSPTFIQEAIRGREDPAELRERVVGNFESLSEGVDLMVLEGSDRLETGGIVNLTDADIAEAVDAEVLLLSGYAQAGDIDEVLDAARTLGDRLAGVLFNGVTDDAMDTLTDDVMPFLSGRDVPVYGALPRVQELAGVTVDDLSRSVGADILTKEADTSAHVERFSVGAMGGSAALEQFRRIREAVLITGGDRSEVQTAALESSGIKALLLTGGLRPASAVLGRAEEENVPILLVQSDTRTTIDRVEDVLRSGRTRDRDTVEQMQDLLVESGSFDSLLDQ, encoded by the coding sequence ATGACCGACACGAACACGCTACTCGTCACGTCCACGGAGGAAGGTATCGGCAAGACGGCAATCACGCTCGCCCTGGCGAAACAGGCCAAGGAATCCGGGCTCTCGGTCGGCTACATGAAGCCGAAGGGGACCCGACTCCAGAGCGCGGTCGGCAAGACCCGCGACGAGGACCCGATGCTCGCGCGCGAACTGCTGGACCTCGACGCGGAGATGCACGAGATGGAGCCCATCGTCTACTCGCCGACGTTCATCCAGGAGGCCATCCGTGGTCGCGAGGACCCCGCGGAACTGCGCGAGCGCGTGGTCGGTAACTTCGAGTCGCTCTCTGAGGGCGTCGACCTGATGGTCCTCGAGGGGAGCGACCGCTTAGAGACCGGCGGCATCGTCAACCTGACCGACGCCGACATCGCCGAGGCGGTTGACGCGGAGGTGCTCCTGCTCAGCGGCTACGCACAGGCCGGCGACATCGACGAGGTGCTCGACGCCGCACGGACTCTTGGCGACCGTCTCGCCGGCGTGCTGTTCAACGGCGTCACCGACGACGCGATGGACACCCTGACCGACGACGTAATGCCGTTCCTCTCCGGCCGGGACGTCCCCGTCTACGGGGCGCTCCCGCGGGTCCAGGAACTGGCGGGGGTCACCGTCGACGACCTCTCGCGGAGCGTCGGTGCCGACATCCTCACCAAGGAGGCCGACACCAGCGCACACGTCGAGCGGTTCTCCGTGGGGGCGATGGGTGGGAGCGCCGCCCTCGAACAGTTCCGCCGCATCCGCGAGGCCGTGCTCATCACCGGCGGGGACCGATCGGAGGTCCAGACGGCAGCCCTGGAGTCCTCGGGCATCAAGGCACTGCTTCTCACCGGCGGCCTCAGGCCCGCGAGCGCCGTTCTCGGACGCGCGGAGGAGGAGAACGTCCCGATTCTGCTCGTCCAGTCGGACACGCGGACGACCATCGACCGCGTCGAAGACGTCCTGCGGTCCGGGCGCACCCGGGACCGGGACACCGTCGAGCAGATGCAGGACCTGCTCGTCGAGAGCGGCAGTTTCGACTCGCTGCTCGACCAGTAG
- the acs gene encoding acetate--CoA ligase alpha subunit, which yields MGRLSTLFAPERVAVIGATDSEGSVGRAITSNLLASFDGDVVAVNPYKDEALGLRCYDTIGDVDDPGSVDVAVVVVPPNAAVQAIRDAGQAGVQNVVVITAGFGETGSEGMSREQKLKEAAREYDLNLVGPNSLGVMSTPDGLNATFGNEMASKGDISFMSQSGAFVTAVLDWAAERDVGFKDIVSLGNKAILDEGDFVAEWGEDPQTEVILGYLEDISDGTKFIRTAREVTQETPIVLVKSGRTDAGASAAASHTGAMAGSERAYEAGLEQAGTLRVESVQELFDYAQILSGQPLPDGDRIAIVTNAGGPGVMTTDAVGDSDLSLAEFEDDTLDRLRESMPDEANIYNPVDIIGDAPAKRFELALETVLADDNVSMAVVVACPTAVLSFEELAEVIVEKQAAHETPVATTLMGGKSVGAGQEVLSEAGIPNYFDPARAVDSLDALRDYRQIQARDYADPATFDVDRDRAEEILRTAARRDTNRLGVEAMELLDAYGIPTPQGAVTRSPTEAEEVARDIGDDVVMKIVSPDILHKSDIGGVEVGVPPEEVRSTYEDLVVRARNYQTDATVLGVQVQEMVDLESGTETILGMNRDPQFGPLLLFGLGGIFVEVLEDNTVRVAPVSEPEAREMLDDIESAPLLRGARGRDPVDEGALVESIQRLSQLVTDFPAIVELDINPLVATPDGVQAVDLRLTLDQEKL from the coding sequence ATGGGACGACTATCGACGCTTTTCGCGCCGGAACGAGTGGCCGTGATCGGTGCGACCGACTCGGAGGGGTCCGTGGGTCGCGCCATCACGTCGAACCTCCTCGCATCGTTCGACGGCGATGTCGTGGCGGTCAACCCATACAAAGACGAGGCGCTGGGCCTGCGGTGCTACGACACCATCGGCGACGTCGACGACCCCGGAAGTGTCGACGTGGCCGTCGTCGTCGTGCCACCGAACGCGGCGGTCCAGGCCATCAGAGACGCGGGCCAGGCGGGGGTACAGAACGTCGTCGTCATCACTGCCGGGTTCGGCGAAACCGGTAGCGAGGGCATGTCCCGCGAGCAAAAACTCAAGGAGGCCGCCCGGGAGTACGACCTCAACCTCGTGGGGCCCAACAGCCTCGGGGTGATGTCGACGCCCGACGGACTCAACGCCACGTTCGGCAACGAGATGGCCAGCAAGGGAGACATCTCCTTTATGAGCCAGTCCGGGGCCTTCGTCACGGCGGTGCTGGACTGGGCCGCAGAGCGCGACGTCGGGTTCAAGGACATCGTCTCGCTGGGCAACAAGGCCATCCTAGACGAGGGCGATTTCGTCGCCGAGTGGGGCGAGGACCCCCAGACGGAGGTCATCCTCGGCTACCTGGAGGACATCTCCGACGGGACGAAGTTCATCCGGACGGCCAGGGAGGTGACCCAGGAGACGCCGATCGTCCTCGTCAAGTCCGGCCGCACCGACGCCGGTGCCAGTGCCGCGGCCTCCCACACCGGGGCGATGGCCGGGTCCGAACGCGCCTACGAGGCGGGCCTCGAGCAGGCCGGGACCCTCCGCGTCGAGTCGGTCCAGGAACTGTTCGACTACGCCCAGATTCTCTCGGGCCAGCCGCTCCCCGACGGGGACCGGATCGCCATCGTCACGAACGCCGGCGGGCCGGGCGTGATGACGACGGACGCCGTCGGCGACTCGGACCTCTCGCTGGCGGAGTTCGAGGACGATACGCTCGACCGGTTACGGGAGTCGATGCCCGACGAGGCCAACATCTACAACCCGGTGGACATCATCGGGGACGCCCCGGCAAAGCGGTTCGAGCTCGCCCTGGAGACGGTGCTTGCGGACGACAACGTCTCGATGGCCGTCGTCGTCGCCTGTCCGACGGCGGTCCTCTCGTTCGAGGAGCTCGCCGAGGTGATCGTCGAGAAACAGGCGGCCCACGAGACGCCCGTGGCCACGACGCTGATGGGCGGGAAGTCCGTCGGTGCCGGACAGGAGGTGCTCAGCGAGGCGGGCATCCCGAACTACTTCGATCCAGCGCGGGCCGTCGACAGTCTCGACGCGCTGCGGGACTACCGGCAGATCCAGGCCCGCGACTACGCGGACCCGGCCACGTTCGACGTCGACCGGGACCGGGCCGAGGAGATACTCCGCACGGCCGCCCGGCGGGACACGAACCGGCTCGGGGTCGAGGCGATGGAACTGCTCGACGCCTACGGCATCCCGACGCCACAGGGGGCCGTGACACGGTCGCCGACGGAGGCCGAGGAGGTGGCCCGGGACATCGGCGACGACGTCGTGATGAAGATCGTCAGCCCGGACATCCTCCACAAGTCCGACATCGGGGGCGTCGAGGTCGGCGTCCCGCCCGAGGAGGTCCGAAGCACCTACGAGGACCTCGTGGTCCGGGCCCGGAACTATCAGACCGACGCGACGGTGCTCGGGGTCCAGGTCCAGGAGATGGTCGACCTCGAGTCCGGGACCGAGACCATCCTGGGGATGAACCGCGACCCGCAGTTCGGCCCGCTCCTCCTCTTTGGCCTGGGCGGCATCTTCGTCGAGGTGCTCGAGGACAACACCGTCCGGGTCGCGCCCGTCAGCGAGCCAGAAGCCAGGGAGATGCTCGACGACATCGAGTCCGCGCCGCTGCTGCGCGGGGCCCGGGGACGGGACCCCGTCGACGAAGGCGCCCTCGTCGAGTCCATCCAGCGACTCTCCCAGCTGGTCACTGACTTCCCGGCCATCGTCGAACTGGACATCAACCCGCTCGTCGCCACCCCCGACGGGGTACAGGCGGTCGACCTGCGACTCACGCTCGACCAGGAGAAACTATGA
- the dpsA gene encoding DNA starvation/stationary phase protection protein DpsA, with amino-acid sequence MATQEHVRREFDSVEENALRLDREKATQVIDALNQDLADTYVLYHQLKKHHWNVEGAEFRDLHLFLGEAAANAEGAADELAERAQALGGTPVAGPAALADHAAVESEPADVFDIRTSLEHDLEMYGDVIESLRDHVELTANLGDHATAQILRDILVEVEEDAHHVEHYLEDDTLVQG; translated from the coding sequence ATGGCGACACAGGAACACGTCCGTCGTGAATTTGATTCCGTCGAGGAAAACGCGCTCCGCCTCGACCGGGAGAAGGCGACACAGGTCATCGACGCCCTGAATCAGGACCTGGCGGACACGTACGTGCTGTACCACCAGCTGAAAAAGCACCACTGGAACGTCGAGGGCGCGGAGTTCCGCGACCTCCACCTGTTCCTTGGTGAGGCCGCAGCAAACGCCGAGGGGGCCGCCGACGAACTGGCCGAGCGCGCCCAGGCGTTAGGTGGAACGCCGGTGGCGGGCCCGGCCGCCCTCGCCGACCACGCCGCGGTCGAGTCCGAACCGGCGGACGTCTTCGACATCCGCACCTCGCTCGAACACGACCTCGAGATGTACGGCGACGTCATCGAGTCGCTGCGGGACCACGTCGAACTGACGGCGAACCTCGGCGACCACGCGACGGCACAAATCCTCCGGGACATCCTCGTCGAAGTCGAAGAGGACGCCCACCACGTCGAACACTACCTCGAGGACGACACGCTCGTCCAGGGGTAA
- a CDS encoding HTH domain-containing protein, which yields MKRVDGATLYVRTPAPMATEKRRETLLGRLEALRVAGAIDEVTVTYWFRQASATDGDPVMPSVVALEAWADEHEVSLEPAFEHHARSNWFTGTDDDVVSLPVICLALLDGGAICAVYPHVGPAGYQSVVDGIDQLEAESSAERSASV from the coding sequence ATGAAACGCGTTGACGGGGCTACACTGTACGTGCGGACGCCAGCACCGATGGCGACAGAGAAGCGCCGGGAGACCCTCCTCGGACGGCTCGAAGCACTCCGCGTGGCAGGGGCCATCGACGAGGTCACGGTCACTTACTGGTTCCGTCAGGCCAGTGCGACGGACGGCGATCCGGTGATGCCCTCCGTCGTCGCCCTGGAGGCGTGGGCCGACGAACACGAGGTCTCGCTCGAACCGGCCTTCGAACACCACGCCCGGTCGAACTGGTTTACCGGGACGGACGACGACGTCGTCTCGCTCCCGGTCATCTGCCTGGCACTGCTCGATGGCGGTGCCATCTGTGCCGTCTATCCGCACGTCGGGCCCGCCGGCTACCAGAGCGTCGTGGACGGCATCGACCAGCTCGAGGCCGAAAGCTCGGCCGAACGGTCCGCTTCAGTCTGA
- the panB gene encoding 3-methyl-2-oxobutanoate hydroxymethyltransferase, producing MTTVRDLQAMAGEEPITMLTAYDAVTARLVEDSGVDVVLVGDSMGNAVLGHDDTLPVTVDEMASRVGAVARGTDEALVVADMPFLSFGTDEAESVRNCGRMLKEEGANAVKLESGPHTVDLTGHLSDMGIPVMAHLGLTPQSVNQSGYTRQATDREEAAEILELARAHEDAGAFALVLEHVPSNLAAQVTEAIDIPTIGIGAGGDCDGQVLVFTDVVGLAESSPPFAAQFGDVRSEVTDAVADYVAAVRDGEFPAEEHGGTANGLDDLY from the coding sequence ATGACCACTGTCAGGGACCTGCAGGCGATGGCCGGCGAGGAGCCGATAACGATGTTGACCGCCTACGACGCGGTCACCGCCCGACTCGTCGAGGACAGCGGGGTCGACGTCGTCCTCGTCGGTGACAGCATGGGTAACGCCGTCCTCGGGCACGACGATACTCTCCCGGTGACCGTCGACGAGATGGCGTCCCGCGTCGGTGCCGTCGCCCGGGGGACCGACGAGGCCCTGGTCGTCGCGGACATGCCCTTCCTCTCCTTTGGGACCGACGAGGCAGAGAGCGTCCGGAACTGCGGCCGGATGCTCAAGGAGGAGGGCGCCAACGCGGTCAAGCTAGAGTCGGGCCCACACACTGTCGATCTCACCGGACACCTCTCGGACATGGGCATTCCGGTGATGGCACACCTTGGGCTGACTCCCCAGAGCGTCAACCAGAGCGGCTACACCCGGCAGGCGACCGACCGCGAGGAGGCAGCAGAGATCCTCGAACTCGCGCGTGCCCACGAGGACGCCGGCGCCTTCGCGCTGGTGCTCGAACACGTCCCGTCGAACCTCGCGGCGCAGGTGACCGAGGCCATCGACATCCCGACCATCGGCATCGGTGCCGGCGGCGACTGCGACGGTCAGGTACTCGTGTTCACCGACGTCGTCGGCCTCGCGGAGTCTTCCCCGCCGTTCGCCGCACAGTTCGGCGACGTCCGAAGCGAGGTGACCGACGCCGTCGCCGACTACGTCGCGGCCGTCCGCGACGGGGAGTTCCCCGCCGAGGAACACGGCGGGACGGCCAACGGACTGGACGACCTGTACTGA
- a CDS encoding acyl-CoA dehydrogenase family protein, with protein sequence MDLSPDQRAIRDLVRDFAVEEVRPTAREADRDQSFPEAVWDGLAALDVTGLTTPEAYGGFEADRLTYALVNEELAYGSLSVATALSVHCLATSCIAEFGDGTVREEWLPEMATGRPVGAFALSEPQAGSNPRQMATVARREGDAYVIDGEKQWITNGQRSGVVVVFAKTDPADDDSITQFLVPKDAAGLSVGEKEDKLGLRASDTTSLTFDGVRIPARYRLTEAGEGLAAALSILTGGRLGIAAQATGVAQAALDEALAYAQEREQFDGPIADIQSIRHTLAEMATTVQAGRLLTWDAARRMDRGEDARRAASMAKYFASEGAVDVANEAVQIHGGYGYTTEFPVERLYRDAKVTTIYEGTSEIQRNIVARDLLE encoded by the coding sequence ATGGACCTCTCGCCCGACCAGCGTGCGATCCGGGACCTCGTCAGAGATTTCGCCGTCGAGGAGGTCCGTCCGACGGCACGCGAGGCCGACCGCGACCAGTCGTTCCCCGAGGCCGTCTGGGACGGCCTGGCCGCCCTCGACGTCACGGGGCTCACCACTCCCGAGGCATACGGCGGGTTCGAGGCGGACCGGCTGACCTACGCCCTCGTCAACGAGGAGCTTGCCTACGGGTCGCTGTCGGTCGCGACGGCGCTGTCGGTCCACTGCCTGGCGACGTCGTGTATCGCCGAGTTCGGCGACGGGACCGTCCGCGAGGAGTGGTTGCCGGAGATGGCTACCGGGCGTCCGGTCGGTGCGTTCGCGCTGTCCGAGCCCCAGGCCGGGTCGAACCCCCGGCAGATGGCGACCGTCGCGCGGCGCGAGGGCGACGCGTACGTCATCGACGGCGAGAAGCAGTGGATAACGAACGGCCAGCGCTCGGGCGTCGTCGTGGTGTTCGCGAAGACCGACCCGGCGGACGACGACTCCATCACGCAGTTCCTCGTGCCGAAGGACGCGGCGGGACTGTCGGTCGGCGAGAAGGAGGACAAGCTGGGCCTGCGGGCCAGCGACACGACCTCGCTGACGTTCGACGGCGTGCGGATTCCCGCCCGCTACCGACTGACGGAGGCTGGCGAGGGGCTCGCGGCGGCGCTCTCGATACTCACCGGCGGGCGCCTCGGTATCGCGGCCCAGGCGACCGGCGTCGCACAGGCCGCCCTCGACGAGGCGCTGGCGTACGCACAGGAGCGCGAGCAGTTCGACGGCCCCATCGCCGACATCCAGTCCATCCGGCACACCCTCGCCGAGATGGCGACGACGGTCCAGGCCGGTCGCCTGCTCACCTGGGACGCCGCCCGGCGGATGGACCGCGGCGAGGACGCCCGGCGGGCGGCCAGCATGGCGAAGTACTTCGCGAGCGAGGGGGCCGTCGACGTGGCAAACGAGGCCGTCCAGATCCACGGCGGCTACGGCTACACGACGGAGTTCCCCGTCGAGCGCCTCTACCGCGACGCGAAGGTCACGACCATCTACGAGGGGACGAGCGAGATTCAGCGAAACATCGTCGCACGCGACCTGCTCGAGTGA
- a CDS encoding HTH domain-containing protein, with protein sequence MSNSEYPGHRRAVFFVRADLPAPSARRRSALEGTLRNLVDAGVLDDVETVDWDKRVCADGPAETAEEIRYEEFREWAEQANVSLTPCFDTRACYSTTTGERETHLVMPTMCLAVYEDDELVRVAPHATGGGTESVTECVARLSSRTDLLREEATRVTMAD encoded by the coding sequence ATGTCAAACAGCGAGTACCCCGGCCACCGACGGGCCGTCTTTTTCGTCCGCGCAGACCTGCCCGCGCCGTCCGCCCGGCGCCGGTCGGCGCTGGAAGGGACACTGCGGAACCTCGTCGACGCGGGCGTACTCGACGACGTCGAGACGGTGGACTGGGACAAGCGTGTCTGTGCCGACGGCCCGGCAGAAACCGCCGAAGAGATCCGTTACGAGGAGTTCCGCGAGTGGGCCGAGCAGGCCAACGTCTCGCTGACGCCGTGCTTCGACACCCGTGCGTGTTACAGCACGACCACCGGGGAGCGAGAGACCCACCTCGTGATGCCGACGATGTGCCTCGCCGTCTACGAGGACGACGAACTCGTCCGGGTCGCCCCACACGCGACCGGCGGCGGCACCGAGTCCGTCACCGAGTGCGTGGCGCGTCTCTCCTCGCGCACGGACCTGCTCCGCGAAGAGGCCACCCGGGTCACGATGGCCGATTGA
- a CDS encoding HAD family hydrolase yields MTHDAVVYDLDGTLVRLAVDWGAVASAVDEVLTDRGVATGTRGLWEMLQLSDETGHREVVEATITRFERDGARDSTRLDLADGLPHDVPVGVCSLNAEVAVRTALDVHDIEGHVGPVVGRDSLGSAKPDPEGLLAVVDRLDARPEATVFVGDSERDAETARRAGTDFAWARSFDQRRYRA; encoded by the coding sequence ATGACTCACGACGCCGTCGTCTACGACCTCGACGGCACGCTCGTCCGGCTTGCTGTCGACTGGGGGGCCGTCGCGTCGGCCGTCGACGAGGTACTGACCGACCGGGGCGTCGCCACGGGGACGCGCGGCCTCTGGGAGATGCTGCAGCTGTCCGACGAGACAGGTCACCGGGAGGTCGTCGAGGCGACGATAACCCGCTTCGAACGCGACGGGGCCCGCGACTCGACTCGCCTCGACCTGGCAGACGGGCTGCCACACGACGTCCCGGTCGGCGTCTGCTCGCTCAACGCGGAAGTCGCCGTCCGGACCGCCCTCGACGTCCACGACATCGAGGGGCACGTCGGCCCCGTGGTCGGCCGGGACAGCCTGGGCAGTGCGAAACCGGACCCGGAAGGGCTGCTCGCCGTCGTCGACAGACTGGACGCGAGGCCCGAGGCGACGGTGTTCGTCGGGGACTCGGAACGCGACGCCGAGACGGCCCGGCGGGCGGGCACGGACTTCGCGTGGGCGCGCTCGTTCGATCAGCGCCGGTACCGGGCGTAG
- a CDS encoding helix-turn-helix domain-containing protein — protein MAKYSTGSGGDSAGGSCGLCGAEGGDLQTADVAGATLQLCRDCARDHGKTDRTQTSDDDERARRKKAAQNTARLRDAQQGDASHWEDGADYDDDQLPYLVKGYGKRVTEARQAAGLQTADLAAEIDADESAVLAVEQGRATQAGVGGSLVAKLEEFLDVELVED, from the coding sequence ATGGCCAAATACTCGACCGGCAGCGGGGGCGACAGCGCCGGCGGGAGCTGCGGGCTCTGCGGTGCCGAAGGCGGTGACCTCCAGACCGCCGACGTCGCGGGTGCGACCCTCCAGCTGTGTCGCGACTGCGCACGCGACCACGGCAAGACGGACCGGACACAGACCAGCGACGACGACGAGCGAGCCCGCCGGAAGAAGGCGGCACAGAACACCGCGCGCCTCCGGGACGCCCAGCAGGGCGACGCCTCCCACTGGGAGGACGGCGCCGACTACGACGACGACCAGCTGCCCTACCTCGTGAAGGGGTACGGCAAGCGCGTCACCGAGGCGCGACAGGCGGCGGGCCTCCAGACCGCCGACCTGGCCGCGGAGATCGACGCCGACGAGTCGGCCGTCCTCGCCGTCGAACAGGGCCGTGCGACCCAGGCCGGCGTCGGTGGGTCGCTCGTCGCCAAACTCGAGGAGTTCCTCGACGTGGAACTGGTCGAAGACTGA
- a CDS encoding DUF5822 domain-containing protein, which produces MPAVEQTDPDGVDFGWVMQVTFLTTILVGTPVVVGLSAFATLTSWTARALFAVRVGAVVWFVTAVVVYLYARYRR; this is translated from the coding sequence GTGCCAGCAGTCGAACAGACCGACCCGGACGGCGTCGACTTCGGGTGGGTGATGCAGGTCACCTTCCTGACGACCATCCTCGTCGGGACGCCCGTCGTCGTCGGACTCTCGGCGTTCGCGACGCTCACTTCGTGGACGGCGCGTGCACTCTTTGCCGTACGGGTCGGGGCCGTCGTCTGGTTTGTGACCGCCGTCGTCGTCTATCTCTACGCCCGGTACCGGCGCTGA
- a CDS encoding DUF7547 family protein, whose product MSDRSDEDLTALVTDLVTTLRDLETAVEPRTARGRRRPPTPGELLRFTSDVTIPAAILVLRTNIEALKLLRRAIRLADGRPPAGESAAADVRRRAADLSDVTLRRLDDALAEIQRAVEGTPEDEDARELLTEARELRSELGERVQAAEDPRSDSGETPEDVAVDVDAELESIKDDVDRREDGGDHDGSDDS is encoded by the coding sequence ATGAGCGACCGCTCCGACGAGGACCTGACCGCCCTGGTGACGGACCTCGTGACGACGCTCCGGGACCTTGAGACGGCCGTCGAACCACGGACCGCTCGCGGCCGGCGACGGCCGCCCACACCGGGAGAGCTGCTCCGGTTCACGAGCGACGTGACCATCCCGGCGGCCATCCTCGTCCTCCGGACGAACATCGAGGCGCTGAAACTGCTTCGGCGAGCGATTCGGCTGGCTGACGGACGGCCGCCGGCCGGGGAGTCGGCAGCGGCAGACGTCCGCCGGCGGGCCGCGGACCTGAGCGACGTCACTCTGCGGCGCCTGGACGACGCCCTCGCGGAGATCCAGCGTGCCGTCGAGGGCACGCCCGAGGACGAGGACGCCCGAGAACTGCTCACGGAGGCCCGTGAACTCCGTTCGGAACTCGGGGAACGCGTGCAGGCGGCTGAGGACCCCCGGTCGGACTCTGGCGAGACCCCCGAGGACGTCGCCGTCGACGTCGACGCCGAGCTGGAATCGATCAAGGACGACGTGGACCGACGGGAGGACGGCGGGGACCACGACGGGTCCGACGACAGTTAG